One Lentisphaera araneosa HTCC2155 genomic region harbors:
- a CDS encoding tetratricopeptide repeat protein: MPKLILCLLFFCSSIFATQLSDKEILAQANNDFEQAKFAALQNPEVAEDLYIKSINAYRFLIEEKAYKNSQLYNNLANAYFMHGEAGLAILHYHRALRLDPTNADISHNLRYAQAQTNDVVPQNSFQEILNFVCFWHAWNPQLRLGLFFFFNLSFFGLCAYALHSNKTWVKKTRLYTGLLSLIFAISILISVSSFDQNIDGVIVSKESNPRQGNGYIYNNAFTNPLHAGTEFALLEDRGEWLHIELVNGSTCWIKNSDIALLK, from the coding sequence ATGCCTAAGTTAATCCTATGCCTGCTTTTCTTTTGTAGCTCAATTTTCGCCACACAGCTTAGCGATAAAGAAATTTTAGCTCAGGCCAACAATGATTTTGAGCAAGCTAAATTTGCCGCTTTGCAGAACCCCGAAGTAGCAGAAGACCTCTACATCAAGTCAATCAATGCCTATCGCTTCCTCATCGAAGAAAAAGCTTATAAAAATAGTCAACTCTACAACAACCTCGCCAACGCTTATTTTATGCATGGCGAAGCGGGCTTAGCCATTTTGCATTATCACCGTGCCCTGCGCTTGGATCCCACCAATGCCGATATTTCCCATAACTTGCGTTATGCGCAAGCACAAACAAATGACGTTGTCCCCCAAAACTCCTTTCAAGAGATTTTGAACTTCGTCTGCTTTTGGCATGCATGGAATCCACAACTTCGCCTTGGTCTCTTCTTTTTCTTCAACCTCAGTTTCTTTGGCCTCTGTGCTTACGCACTTCACAGCAATAAAACCTGGGTGAAAAAAACTCGCCTTTACACCGGCTTGCTCAGCCTCATTTTTGCGATTTCAATCCTCATCAGCGTGAGCTCATTCGATCAGAATATTGATGGCGTCATTGTCAGCAAAGAAAGCAACCCACGACAAGGCAATGGCTACATCTACAACAACGCCTTCACCAACCCCCTCCACGCCGGCACTGAGTTCGCCCTGCTCGAAGACCGCGGT
- a CDS encoding BatD family protein has product MKNLFIVVLLLFSSLTWAEETQVENDPNKTAESDPIKVHATSSTNTYFLGEKFFLDIMLMGSDTVTPFEASEFPGFQHTIVSQKPLQVQKEKAYHIRLALVPVKSGQMVIPPQFIKVADKTYETQELAIEVKRPEISKDIKLDVQLSKTDVYVGEPILATVTWYTSLPLYAFKAVDLEVPILQNASFRVLNSRHEPNPNDKNAIGLPVSQNRIIALRGSTTIEEKEYEFLRFQRVIVPLSPGSFELGDARLLSVFPTKLKTTQQQKRWRPTYPSFFNNNFFDTEVNNSNVKKLMCLSPKLTVRVKELPTQGRPNDFYGLVGKVDLKVSADKVVLESGSPIKLDIDLSKHSFPEILEIPVLNQQLPFTQSFKLLPNKRIGELREDGTKFQRTLRPIDIDVKVIPSIRVPYFDPERQTYGVAKSEPIAIKVTAASELTAFDAIVSGPNKLKNHLEENSEGIRHNNLSANLLKSDPLVSDWIWAFLIPPGLFLIYYQLSAYSRLKVSDPKRALAIRAFRNFKSQNRAKSIHELDEQVQTYFADRLQLTAGAIIAQDLQETLKQYISQNDFDELRSLLDHLKIPRFTETHQSNIQLDELIQRSQKIVRLIERSLPNA; this is encoded by the coding sequence ATGAAAAATTTATTTATCGTCGTTTTACTACTTTTCTCAAGCCTAACGTGGGCAGAAGAAACACAAGTTGAAAACGACCCCAACAAAACGGCAGAAAGCGACCCCATCAAAGTACATGCCACGAGCTCGACAAATACCTATTTTTTAGGTGAGAAATTCTTTCTCGATATCATGCTCATGGGCAGCGACACCGTCACTCCCTTCGAAGCTAGTGAGTTCCCGGGCTTTCAACACACAATCGTCAGCCAAAAGCCCTTGCAGGTTCAAAAGGAGAAGGCTTACCACATTCGCCTCGCCCTCGTCCCTGTGAAATCAGGCCAAATGGTCATCCCCCCCCAATTCATTAAAGTCGCTGACAAGACTTACGAAACCCAAGAGCTTGCCATCGAAGTTAAGCGCCCCGAAATCAGCAAAGATATTAAGCTCGACGTTCAATTATCGAAAACCGACGTGTATGTAGGCGAGCCCATCCTCGCCACCGTCACTTGGTACACCTCCCTGCCCCTTTACGCCTTCAAAGCCGTTGATCTCGAAGTTCCCATCTTACAGAACGCTTCCTTCCGCGTGCTCAATAGTCGCCATGAGCCCAACCCCAACGACAAAAATGCTATTGGACTTCCCGTTTCCCAAAACCGCATCATTGCTCTTCGTGGCTCCACCACCATCGAAGAAAAAGAATATGAGTTCCTGCGCTTCCAACGCGTCATTGTCCCCTTAAGCCCAGGTTCTTTTGAGCTCGGCGATGCCCGCTTGCTTAGTGTCTTCCCAACTAAATTAAAAACAACGCAACAACAAAAGCGCTGGCGTCCCACTTATCCGAGCTTTTTCAATAACAACTTCTTCGACACCGAAGTGAATAATAGCAATGTGAAGAAGCTCATGTGCCTCTCACCTAAACTCACTGTAAGGGTAAAAGAACTCCCAACGCAGGGGCGCCCCAATGACTTTTATGGCCTCGTGGGAAAAGTTGATCTCAAAGTAAGTGCCGATAAAGTCGTGCTCGAATCAGGCTCACCAATTAAATTGGATATCGACTTATCAAAACATAGCTTCCCCGAAATCTTAGAGATCCCCGTCCTCAACCAACAACTTCCTTTTACCCAAAGCTTTAAGCTTCTGCCCAACAAGCGTATTGGCGAATTGCGCGAAGATGGCACAAAATTTCAACGCACCCTGCGTCCCATCGATATCGATGTGAAAGTTATCCCTTCGATTCGCGTTCCTTACTTTGATCCAGAAAGACAAACTTATGGCGTCGCCAAGAGTGAGCCCATTGCCATTAAAGTTACCGCAGCGAGCGAGCTCACGGCATTTGATGCCATCGTCAGCGGTCCCAACAAACTCAAGAATCATTTAGAAGAAAACTCCGAGGGCATTCGTCACAACAATCTCTCGGCAAACTTACTCAAGAGTGACCCACTCGTTTCTGACTGGATCTGGGCTTTCCTTATTCCCCCTGGCCTCTTTCTAATCTATTATCAATTGAGTGCCTACTCGCGACTTAAAGTCAGTGATCCTAAACGCGCCTTGGCTATTCGCGCTTTCCGCAATTTCAAATCACAAAACCGTGCCAAATCAATTCATGAACTCGATGAACAAGTACAAACGTACTTTGCCGATCGCCTGCAATTAACTGCCGGCGCCATCATCGCGCAGGATTTACAAGAGACCTTAAAGCAATACATTTCGCAAAACGATTTTGATGAATTGCGGTCCCTACTCGATCATTTAAAGATCCCCCGTTTTACGGAAACCCATCAGTCGAATATACAATTAGATGAATTGATTCAGCGCAGTCAAAAAATTGTACGACTCATCGAAAGGAGCCTTCCCAATGCCTAA
- a CDS encoding VWA domain-containing protein, with protein sequence MNSILALQFMAPKMAVLFPILALLIYLMIHQRKNNQRDLLAFAQLKLSNSKAQSKAFLLCFSVACLIIALMRPSWGTEDKLLRKDGHSVVFILDISNSMRAEDVYPNRLEKSKNLIAECVSSLEEHRVGLVVFAGSASIKCPLTLDYDFFLKMLDTVNYDSVAHGGTRIEDALMKACDKLFSGDTQQHKDIILISDGGDQGELLDKAIETVNEKQARLMLIGMGDEKNGAPIPTIDGNGYMMYEGREVLTKLESETMLYLSEQCKNAVYLPLGTKQMNLARIYRQISEQQLAQELSKNAIQVPIERFKVFLYLALISFLLLLFTPDLKMGKTHSLILLFCLIGLNPLRAQQFSAEDLKGMDEDMKELILAQQEEEEIVETPEILALLEKLKAFPESLAINRALAEEYVKEEAYTQSFHYYRKAISLLDKPYAVCLLTFNLANAHIKEAQSEPDFYLAKNYIKDAIRLYRKIVLTEPSLKKAIYNLELSKSYLAQRTQEQKETEAKQAALEEAIAVIKEQLQKAIADESQFKAQLEDLLSQQKAIAESAKEQKIIQESIKAIDVKFTELQQEFFNSPEDPDFPFGESQALTQGAAEKSLNLMLELKENKIESPDTNQEIIDDLSKALELMNQDQQQQEQDSDGESQEGEESDEYEESDEEGEEGDDEAMPDSSKMDLGRQELPPPAKNPQDIIKMEQELQKIREANKKPAKRSKVEKDW encoded by the coding sequence ATGAATTCGATTTTAGCCCTACAATTTATGGCACCCAAAATGGCCGTCTTGTTCCCTATTTTGGCCTTACTGATTTACCTCATGATTCATCAGAGGAAAAATAATCAGAGAGACTTATTAGCCTTTGCTCAACTCAAGCTCAGCAATAGCAAGGCACAAAGCAAAGCTTTTTTACTTTGCTTCTCAGTCGCTTGCTTAATTATTGCCCTCATGCGCCCCTCCTGGGGGACTGAAGATAAGCTACTGCGCAAAGATGGTCACTCAGTGGTTTTCATCCTCGACATCTCCAATAGTATGCGTGCCGAAGATGTGTACCCCAATCGTTTGGAGAAATCGAAAAACCTCATTGCTGAATGTGTCTCTTCCCTAGAAGAACATCGCGTCGGCCTCGTGGTTTTTGCGGGTTCCGCAAGCATTAAATGTCCCCTCACACTCGATTATGATTTCTTCCTCAAAATGCTCGACACAGTTAATTACGATAGTGTGGCTCACGGGGGAACACGCATTGAGGACGCCTTGATGAAAGCTTGCGATAAACTCTTTAGTGGCGACACGCAGCAGCACAAAGATATCATCCTCATTTCAGATGGCGGTGACCAAGGTGAACTACTCGACAAAGCTATTGAGACGGTCAATGAAAAACAAGCACGCCTCATGCTCATTGGTATGGGTGACGAAAAGAATGGCGCCCCCATCCCAACCATCGATGGCAATGGTTACATGATGTATGAAGGTCGTGAAGTTCTCACCAAACTGGAAAGCGAAACCATGCTCTACCTTAGCGAACAATGCAAAAATGCCGTTTATTTGCCCTTGGGAACGAAGCAAATGAACCTCGCTCGCATCTATCGTCAAATCAGTGAACAGCAACTTGCGCAAGAACTCTCCAAAAATGCCATTCAAGTTCCTATTGAGCGCTTCAAAGTATTCCTCTACTTAGCCCTCATTTCTTTCCTTCTCCTACTGTTTACACCGGATCTAAAAATGGGCAAAACTCATTCTCTTATCTTACTCTTCTGCCTCATCGGCCTCAACCCTTTGCGAGCTCAGCAATTTTCTGCCGAAGATCTCAAGGGCATGGATGAAGATATGAAAGAATTAATCTTAGCTCAACAAGAGGAAGAGGAAATCGTCGAAACTCCTGAGATCTTGGCTTTATTAGAAAAGCTTAAGGCCTTCCCCGAGTCCCTCGCTATCAACCGTGCCCTCGCCGAAGAATATGTCAAAGAAGAAGCTTACACGCAATCATTTCACTACTACCGCAAAGCGATCTCCCTGCTCGACAAGCCCTACGCAGTCTGCTTGCTCACCTTCAACTTAGCCAATGCACACATCAAAGAAGCGCAAAGCGAGCCAGATTTTTATCTCGCAAAAAACTACATCAAAGATGCCATTCGCCTCTACCGCAAAATTGTACTCACTGAGCCCAGCCTTAAAAAGGCGATCTATAATTTAGAACTCAGTAAAAGCTATTTGGCGCAAAGAACTCAAGAGCAAAAAGAAACCGAAGCTAAACAGGCCGCACTTGAAGAAGCCATTGCAGTCATCAAAGAACAACTTCAAAAAGCGATTGCAGATGAGAGCCAATTTAAAGCTCAGCTAGAAGATTTATTGAGTCAACAAAAAGCGATTGCGGAAAGCGCAAAAGAGCAAAAAATCATTCAAGAAAGCATCAAAGCCATTGATGTGAAATTCACTGAATTGCAGCAGGAATTCTTCAATTCTCCTGAAGATCCCGACTTTCCTTTCGGTGAATCACAGGCACTCACACAAGGCGCCGCTGAAAAATCCCTGAACTTAATGCTTGAACTCAAAGAAAACAAAATCGAAAGCCCTGACACCAATCAAGAAATCATCGACGACCTCAGCAAAGCTCTCGAACTCATGAATCAAGACCAACAGCAGCAAGAGCAGGACTCGGATGGCGAATCACAAGAAGGTGAAGAAAGCGACGAATACGAAGAATCTGATGAGGAAGGGGAAGAAGGCGATGACGAAGCCATGCCCGATAGTTCCAAGATGGACCTCGGGCGCCAGGAGCTTCCTCCCCCCGCTAAGAACCCTCAAGATATTATAAAAATGGAACAAGAACTTCAAAAAATTCGCGAGGCCAATAAAAAGCCGGCCAAGCGAAGCAAGGTTGAAAAGGACTGGTAA
- a CDS encoding vWA domain-containing protein — protein MTFETPYAFFLFVLVPILAIYQWRSRRRHAINFSSTENMSHAKKSWRIHLLFLLPLTLHLALISLIFTLADPMTEVTKKRQDRQGIAIQVLVDVSSSMDINMKYGEERLTRMDVAKIVVEKFIGGDGDELVGRPDDLIGLITFARYADTIAPLSLAHEALISIVQDVTINTRPNEDGTAYGDATALAAAQLDLLQGDQDIKSKIIILLTDGENNCGNHLPLQAASLAKEWGIKIYTISIQNKPTPERKKTDQGTFFVPPTPSAGDQVLKKMAESTGGVFRLAHDYDSLKSVYKEINKLEKSKLKAISYTDKSPAFSIFALFSILFLFLHSLLKSTILRVSP, from the coding sequence ATGACATTCGAAACTCCTTATGCCTTCTTTCTCTTTGTTCTCGTTCCCATTCTAGCGATTTATCAATGGCGCAGCCGTCGTCGCCATGCGATCAACTTTTCATCCACCGAGAACATGAGTCACGCCAAAAAGTCTTGGCGTATCCACCTGCTTTTCTTACTGCCACTAACGCTGCACTTAGCCCTAATCAGCTTGATCTTCACCCTCGCCGATCCCATGACCGAAGTCACTAAGAAGCGTCAAGATCGTCAAGGGATTGCCATTCAAGTACTCGTCGATGTCTCCAGTAGTATGGACATCAATATGAAATATGGAGAAGAACGTTTAACACGTATGGATGTGGCAAAGATTGTTGTTGAGAAATTCATTGGCGGAGATGGCGACGAGCTTGTCGGTCGCCCCGATGATCTCATTGGACTCATTACTTTTGCGCGTTATGCCGATACGATTGCGCCACTCTCACTCGCTCACGAAGCCCTCATCAGCATTGTCCAGGACGTCACAATTAATACGCGCCCCAATGAAGATGGCACTGCTTATGGTGATGCAACGGCTTTAGCTGCGGCACAACTGGATCTGCTCCAAGGTGACCAAGACATCAAAAGTAAAATCATCATCTTGCTCACCGATGGCGAAAACAACTGTGGTAATCACCTCCCCCTGCAAGCTGCGAGCCTCGCAAAAGAATGGGGCATCAAAATCTACACTATTAGTATTCAGAACAAGCCAACTCCCGAACGCAAAAAAACTGATCAAGGCACCTTTTTCGTGCCCCCGACTCCCAGTGCTGGTGACCAAGTCCTCAAAAAAATGGCGGAATCCACTGGTGGCGTTTTTCGACTCGCCCACGATTACGATAGCCTCAAGAGTGTTTACAAAGAAATTAACAAACTGGAAAAATCCAAGTTAAAAGCCATTAGCTACACAGATAAATCGCCCGCTTTTTCAATCTTCGCTTTATTTAGCATTCTCTTTCTCTTTCTCCATAGCCTGCTGAAATCCACTATCCTGCGAGTGTCCCCATGA
- a CDS encoding DUF58 domain-containing protein — MTQEELERRVRHIQIHCRQAVSEILAGEYRSAFKGSGIEFEGVRQYEHGDDIRSINWSVTARTGKPHVKQFMEERELSLFFLIDVSASAYFGSSEERKIDLVAKIFALLAFAAAHNNDNVGLILFTDQIEFVINPRKGKKHIMMLISKILELKPKSKETNLDQALDYFNRIRPKRCVAFVISDFMDRNYERTLGDTARFHDLICVDVKDQREISMPDHGIFHFVDSETGALQTIDCAAEQFRSTYIEEHEKQSQALKTLCHDINADYLPIKLNEDFLHRIISFFRERSDRSADAK; from the coding sequence GTGACCCAAGAAGAACTAGAACGTCGAGTTCGACATATTCAGATTCACTGTCGACAAGCCGTTAGCGAGATACTTGCTGGCGAGTATCGCAGTGCTTTTAAAGGCTCTGGGATTGAATTTGAAGGCGTACGCCAATACGAGCATGGAGACGATATTCGCTCCATCAACTGGTCGGTTACAGCGCGTACGGGTAAGCCACATGTCAAACAATTTATGGAAGAACGCGAGCTCTCGCTATTTTTCCTCATCGATGTTTCTGCTTCAGCTTATTTCGGTTCTAGCGAAGAACGCAAAATTGATCTTGTGGCAAAGATCTTCGCTCTACTCGCCTTTGCTGCCGCGCACAATAACGATAACGTTGGCCTCATTCTCTTTACTGATCAAATCGAATTTGTGATCAATCCTCGCAAGGGTAAAAAGCATATCATGATGCTGATCTCAAAAATTCTTGAGCTCAAACCCAAGTCGAAAGAAACAAATCTCGATCAAGCTTTGGACTACTTCAATCGCATTCGCCCCAAACGTTGCGTTGCCTTTGTGATCTCCGATTTCATGGATAGAAATTATGAACGCACCCTGGGTGATACCGCTCGATTTCACGATTTGATTTGTGTTGATGTCAAAGACCAACGCGAAATCTCCATGCCTGATCACGGAATCTTTCACTTTGTCGATTCTGAAACGGGAGCCCTACAAACCATTGATTGTGCCGCTGAACAATTCCGCTCGACCTACATTGAGGAACATGAAAAACAGAGCCAAGCCCTCAAGACACTCTGCCACGATATCAACGCCGATTACTTGCCCATCAAGTTAAACGAGGACTTCCTTCATAGAATCATTAGTTTCTTCCGGGAGCGCAGCGATAGGTCAGCTGATGCAAAATAA
- a CDS encoding AAA family ATPase produces the protein MSTETNTAFEEELKKLNHIKSEVAKVVVGQSELIERLLIAMLSNGHVLIEGVPGLAKTLTISTLAQALNVDFSRIQFTPDLLPGDVIGTQVYNQKTHEFSAHKGPVFANMVLADEINRSPAKVQSALLEAMQEKQVTIGGETYKLDQPFLVMATQNPVEQEGTYPLPEAQLDRFLFKLCVTYPDFDEEHEVMKRMASNKELEAVNHVLNPDEIIKMREVVDQVFSSEEIERYIIRLVDATRFPAKYGLDHLNRYISHGVSPRASISLLKASKVYAMMQGREFVLPDDVKVMAKDVMRHRISISYKAEADEKSTDDIINELLSAITYNG, from the coding sequence ATGAGCACTGAGACAAACACAGCTTTTGAGGAAGAACTCAAAAAACTCAATCACATAAAAAGCGAAGTGGCAAAGGTCGTCGTCGGCCAAAGTGAATTAATTGAACGCCTACTTATCGCCATGCTTTCCAATGGTCACGTTCTCATTGAAGGTGTCCCTGGGCTCGCCAAAACCCTTACTATTTCTACACTAGCTCAAGCCCTCAATGTTGATTTCAGCCGTATCCAATTCACGCCTGACTTACTCCCTGGTGATGTCATCGGCACACAGGTCTACAATCAAAAAACTCACGAATTCTCAGCTCACAAGGGACCAGTTTTTGCCAATATGGTTTTAGCGGACGAGATCAACCGTTCTCCTGCAAAAGTTCAGAGTGCGCTCCTAGAAGCGATGCAGGAAAAACAAGTTACAATTGGTGGCGAAACTTATAAACTCGATCAGCCTTTCCTCGTGATGGCGACACAGAACCCCGTGGAACAAGAAGGAACCTACCCCCTACCCGAAGCTCAACTCGACCGTTTCCTCTTTAAACTCTGCGTTACTTACCCCGATTTTGATGAAGAACATGAAGTCATGAAGCGCATGGCCTCCAACAAAGAGTTAGAAGCCGTTAATCACGTACTCAACCCCGATGAAATCATCAAGATGCGTGAAGTCGTCGACCAAGTTTTTAGTTCCGAAGAAATCGAACGCTACATTATTCGTTTAGTGGATGCCACGCGTTTCCCGGCTAAGTACGGGCTCGACCACCTCAATCGCTACATTTCTCATGGTGTTTCACCGCGCGCGAGTATCTCCTTACTCAAAGCCTCGAAAGTTTACGCCATGATGCAAGGCCGCGAATTTGTATTGCCTGACGATGTAAAAGTTATGGCGAAAGATGTGATGCGTCACCGTATCAGTATTTCATATAAAGCCGAAGCTGATGAAAAAAGCACCGATGATATCATAAACGAGCTACTCTCTGCGATCACTTACAACGGTTAA
- a CDS encoding DMT family transporter, with protein sequence MNQIAVLLVMVFAGSLIALQGSTNSAHGKYLTHPLQAAVFSFGSGFIILCFACVLLKTGFPSLEKLQAAPKSILIGGALGTVFVSSVIFSVPKIGVASVVLAALCGQVIFSLILDHFGAFGMPKINLDFKRCLGALLVISGLILINTKK encoded by the coding sequence ATGAATCAAATTGCCGTTCTCTTAGTCATGGTTTTTGCGGGAAGCCTTATTGCCCTGCAAGGATCCACCAATTCTGCCCATGGCAAATACCTTACGCACCCACTTCAGGCAGCGGTCTTTTCTTTTGGGTCTGGCTTTATTATTCTTTGCTTTGCCTGTGTCCTGCTCAAAACAGGTTTTCCAAGCTTAGAAAAACTTCAGGCCGCGCCAAAAAGCATCTTGATTGGTGGGGCACTGGGAACCGTATTTGTGAGCTCTGTCATTTTTTCTGTCCCAAAAATTGGTGTCGCCAGCGTTGTATTAGCCGCACTTTGTGGGCAAGTTATCTTTTCACTAATTCTCGATCATTTTGGCGCCTTTGGCATGCCCAAGATCAACTTGGATTTCAAGAGGTGCTTAGGCGCCCTATTGGTCATTTCAGGCTTAATCCTAATCAATACTAAGAAATGA
- a CDS encoding 3-keto-disaccharide hydrolase: MKLIKFTSLVLFALISTAFADKANDNLTFTSLFEKDADLATNWIGNTQGYKVENNTLIAQPRCGNIYTAKEYQDYVLRFEFKLAPHANNGIGLRAPHPQDKSVKRHIPAYSTVEIQILDNTHPKYAKLKDHQFHGSAYGIAAAKRGFLKPLGEWNYQEIHLKASHLQVILNGEKILDCDIASGDAGKYAKGRDRTSGHIAIAGHGPGVTFRNISVAELDNALSQAQEDNVAPEGFTQLFNGKDLTNWKGLLDRPFDRPHKRKTLKADKLKELQAKADESMKKHWSVTDKGELFFDGKKGGHSLATLKQYKDFEFHVSWKINQNGDSGIYLRGLPQVQIWDPSDQKVQKLGAHKGSGALWNNPKEGKWPLVKADKPTGEWNHFFIRMIGDRVSIWTNGKQTVDNAPLYNLWEKGKAPIPVMEQIELQCHGHPTWFKNIYIREL, translated from the coding sequence ATGAAGCTCATCAAATTTACTAGCCTAGTTCTTTTTGCTCTAATCAGCACAGCCTTTGCCGACAAGGCTAATGACAATCTAACTTTCACAAGTCTTTTTGAAAAAGATGCCGACCTCGCAACAAACTGGATCGGAAATACCCAAGGATACAAAGTCGAAAACAACACTCTTATTGCCCAGCCAAGATGTGGAAACATCTACACAGCTAAGGAATATCAGGACTATGTATTACGCTTTGAATTTAAATTAGCTCCACATGCCAATAACGGAATCGGCTTAAGAGCTCCGCACCCCCAGGACAAATCAGTTAAACGTCATATCCCGGCCTATTCTACGGTAGAAATACAAATTCTCGATAATACACATCCCAAATATGCCAAGCTTAAAGATCATCAATTCCATGGCTCAGCCTACGGAATTGCTGCCGCAAAACGAGGCTTCCTAAAACCTTTAGGCGAATGGAACTACCAAGAAATCCACCTTAAAGCTAGCCATCTCCAAGTCATTCTCAACGGAGAAAAAATCCTCGATTGCGATATCGCTTCAGGAGATGCAGGCAAATATGCTAAAGGTCGTGATCGTACCAGTGGTCATATTGCGATTGCTGGCCACGGACCTGGCGTCACTTTCCGCAATATCTCTGTAGCCGAATTAGACAATGCCCTCAGCCAAGCACAAGAAGATAATGTCGCCCCCGAAGGCTTCACTCAGCTTTTCAACGGCAAAGACCTCACAAACTGGAAAGGCCTCCTTGATCGCCCTTTTGATAGACCCCACAAACGCAAAACCTTGAAAGCGGATAAACTCAAAGAACTCCAAGCCAAAGCTGATGAAAGTATGAAAAAACATTGGTCTGTTACAGACAAAGGTGAACTTTTCTTTGATGGTAAAAAAGGTGGTCATAGCCTCGCCACCCTTAAGCAATATAAAGACTTTGAGTTCCACGTCAGTTGGAAAATTAATCAAAATGGCGATAGCGGCATCTACTTACGCGGCCTTCCACAAGTTCAAATCTGGGATCCCAGCGACCAAAAAGTTCAAAAGCTTGGTGCCCACAAAGGCTCTGGTGCACTTTGGAATAACCCCAAAGAAGGCAAATGGCCCCTCGTCAAAGCTGACAAGCCCACAGGTGAATGGAATCACTTCTTCATCCGTATGATTGGCGATCGCGTTAGTATCTGGACTAATGGAAAACAGACTGTTGACAATGCTCCCCTCTACAACCTCTGGGAGAAAGGCAAAGCACCCATCCCCGTCATGGAACAAATTGAGCTCCAATGCCACGGCCATCCCACTTGGTTCAAAAACATTTACATTCGTGAGCTCTAG
- a CDS encoding Gfo/Idh/MocA family protein: MNKIKVLVVGCGNMGRSHALAYHALNDFDICGIVSRGASKEKLNEELGGDYPLFSDYHQALKETQADAVCISTYPDTHEEYALAAFAAGAHVFLEKPVAPTVEGCERVVAAAKAANKKLVVGYILRHHPSWTQFVDIAKGLGKPLVMRMNLNQQSHGSMWDTHKNLMNSMSPIVDCGVHYVDVMCQMTQAKPLRVSAIGARLSEELNPGMYNYGQLQVSFDDGSVGWYEAGWGPMASTKAFFIKDVWGPNGSATITAQNASGDDQSDNVDAHTKTEQIRVHSSEINEQNEFINEDQWISTDDEPDHDGLCLREQEYFLKSIQEDLDLSDHMNDAINSLKIVLAADQAFKTGQTIQL; the protein is encoded by the coding sequence ATGAATAAAATTAAAGTACTCGTAGTGGGTTGTGGCAATATGGGGCGCTCTCATGCATTGGCTTACCATGCACTCAATGACTTCGACATTTGCGGTATTGTTTCCCGCGGAGCGAGCAAAGAAAAACTCAATGAGGAATTAGGTGGAGACTATCCGCTCTTCTCTGATTACCATCAGGCCCTCAAAGAAACACAAGCCGATGCGGTTTGCATCTCGACTTACCCCGACACGCACGAAGAGTATGCTCTAGCAGCTTTTGCCGCGGGTGCTCATGTCTTTTTGGAAAAACCCGTCGCCCCCACTGTGGAAGGCTGCGAGCGCGTTGTCGCTGCTGCGAAAGCCGCAAACAAAAAGCTTGTGGTTGGCTACATTTTACGTCACCACCCCTCTTGGACGCAGTTTGTCGACATTGCGAAAGGCTTGGGTAAACCCCTCGTCATGCGCATGAACCTCAATCAACAATCTCATGGCTCCATGTGGGACACCCATAAAAATCTCATGAACTCCATGTCTCCTATCGTTGACTGCGGTGTTCATTACGTCGATGTTATGTGCCAGATGACTCAAGCCAAGCCGCTGCGCGTTAGTGCTATTGGTGCACGTCTCAGTGAAGAACTTAATCCCGGCATGTATAATTATGGTCAACTCCAAGTCAGTTTTGATGATGGCTCAGTCGGTTGGTACGAAGCGGGCTGGGGTCCAATGGCATCCACCAAAGCTTTCTTCATCAAAGATGTTTGGGGACCCAATGGTTCCGCGACGATTACTGCTCAAAACGCTTCTGGTGATGACCAATCCGATAATGTCGATGCCCACACAAAAACTGAACAGATCCGTGTTCATTCCTCTGAGATCAACGAGCAAAATGAGTTCATCAATGAAGATCAATGGATCTCCACCGATGACGAACCCGATCACGATGGCCTTTGCTTACGTGAACAAGAATACTTCCTCAAATCCATTCAAGAAGATCTTGATTTATCAGATCACATGAACGATGCCATCAACTCACTCAAAATTGTTTTAGCGGCTGATCAAGCCTTTAAAACAGGCCAAACCATTCAACTTTAA